From the Octadecabacter antarcticus 307 genome, one window contains:
- a CDS encoding DMT family transporter encodes MRSALWPICLQDEGNLPRNGLAAGWLLADMALNIWALAIVKALGLGYPAFQLVFLRAGVGFLLMLPWIWRYRSAFVGLTDLRLHALRVGFSAIALTASFFAISRVPLALFTAVSFTRPILTMIAAAWLLREVITRDRWIAAVVGLVGVVIAVDPSSLTGGWGLAAQGLVVVAATGAVIATRKLVAAPTVVMMTFYTAGLAIITAPFAVVGWQPIPISQWPLLAAIGVFAQAAQFCFLRAHRFGQAGFLAVLSYASLVFSTTVGYLVFDELPQPGFWVGAILILAATNWIVLRRRPI; translated from the coding sequence GTGCGTTCCGCATTATGGCCAATCTGCTTGCAAGACGAGGGTAATCTACCGCGCAACGGGTTAGCGGCCGGTTGGCTGTTGGCCGATATGGCGTTGAACATTTGGGCGCTGGCCATCGTTAAGGCGCTGGGCCTTGGCTACCCTGCGTTCCAACTGGTTTTTTTGCGCGCGGGTGTCGGGTTCTTGCTGATGCTGCCATGGATTTGGCGCTACCGCAGTGCGTTCGTCGGCCTGACCGATCTGCGGCTTCATGCGCTGCGTGTCGGCTTTTCTGCGATTGCGCTGACGGCGAGCTTTTTTGCAATCTCGCGCGTGCCACTGGCCTTATTCACCGCCGTCAGTTTCACCCGTCCGATCCTGACGATGATCGCGGCGGCGTGGCTATTGCGCGAAGTCATCACGCGGGATCGCTGGATCGCTGCTGTTGTGGGGTTGGTCGGCGTGGTGATTGCGGTTGATCCATCCAGCCTGACGGGCGGTTGGGGTTTGGCGGCGCAGGGGCTGGTGGTTGTGGCGGCGACGGGGGCGGTGATTGCGACCCGAAAACTTGTCGCGGCGCCGACTGTTGTGATGATGACGTTTTACACCGCAGGATTGGCAATTATCACAGCCCCCTTCGCTGTTGTGGGCTGGCAGCCGATCCCGATCAGCCAATGGCCCCTACTGGCCGCCATTGGGGTCTTTGCCCAAGCTGCGCAATTCTGCTTTTTGCGCGCGCACCGCTTTGGTCAGGCAGGTTTCTTGGCGGTGCTGTCTTATGCGAGCTTGGTTTTTTCGACCACAGTTGGCTATCTGGTCTTTGACGAACTGCCCCAGCCGGGCTTCTGGGTTGGGGCGATTCTTATCCTAGCGGCTACGAATTGGATCGTTCTGCGGCGGCGCCCAATTTAG
- a CDS encoding DUF1850 domain-containing protein, with the protein MGGGLCALLLSFCATVAQSGSLTATHVDTDRILAVFDVPEGAGWCVLWHHSVQGFEVADCYENRDGRMVLVRSHQPDFAAGLGHIPGRGAQTSDGHGGYWIEGIDEPVRGNAYILRPGAGFVDHRIRMGGTEVSLSALAPRARVRIALTGN; encoded by the coding sequence ATGGGAGGGGGGCTTTGTGCCCTCCTCCTGTCTTTTTGCGCAACAGTCGCGCAATCGGGTAGCCTGACCGCAACCCATGTTGACACTGACAGAATTCTTGCGGTGTTCGACGTGCCTGAGGGGGCTGGTTGGTGTGTGCTTTGGCATCATTCTGTCCAAGGGTTCGAGGTGGCGGATTGCTATGAAAACCGGGATGGCAGGATGGTTCTGGTCCGTTCCCACCAGCCGGATTTCGCCGCTGGGCTTGGCCATATTCCAGGTCGCGGCGCGCAAACGTCGGACGGGCATGGTGGGTATTGGATCGAAGGCATTGATGAACCTGTGCGAGGCAACGCCTATATCCTGCGCCCGGGTGCGGGATTTGTAGATCACCGAATTCGGATGGGCGGGACCGAAGTCTCGCTTTCGGCACTTGCACCGCGTGCGCGCGTGCGCATCGCTTTGACAGGGAACTAA
- a CDS encoding TAXI family TRAP transporter solute-binding subunit, whose amino-acid sequence MKFFKTLAAATLVVAAPAFAQEQLSVATGGTGGVYYPMGGGLAEIINNHVDGYAATAEVTGASVENMGLIATGDADVALALADTVLQAYEGTGRFEGQQLPMVRAIGVAYANMVQIVTLEGSGITSLEDMVGKRISIGAPGSGTEVNAEQILSANGISYDDIDEQRLNFNETADALANGDIDAGFWSVGAPTSSILNLATTNDIVMIELGADALAAADASNPVFAVTTLAGGTYTGVDMDISVIGVPNVLVVSSEMSDDLAYAITSAMFENIADLRAVHPAANQTTVELALSASPIPLHPGAIRYFEEIGATVPDALRP is encoded by the coding sequence ATGAAATTCTTTAAAACACTTGCGGCTGCGACGCTGGTCGTGGCAGCGCCCGCCTTTGCGCAGGAACAGCTTTCGGTCGCCACTGGTGGAACTGGTGGCGTCTATTATCCGATGGGCGGCGGTCTTGCTGAGATCATCAATAACCATGTCGACGGTTACGCGGCGACAGCCGAAGTCACTGGCGCGTCCGTTGAGAATATGGGCCTGATTGCGACGGGTGATGCGGATGTCGCGCTGGCGCTCGCGGACACGGTCCTGCAAGCCTATGAGGGCACGGGGCGATTTGAAGGTCAGCAATTGCCGATGGTCCGCGCGATTGGCGTAGCCTATGCAAACATGGTGCAGATCGTGACATTGGAAGGCAGCGGTATCACGTCGCTTGAAGACATGGTCGGCAAGCGCATTTCAATCGGCGCACCGGGGTCGGGCACCGAAGTGAACGCAGAACAAATCCTGTCAGCCAATGGCATTTCCTATGATGACATTGACGAACAACGCCTGAATTTCAACGAAACTGCTGATGCATTGGCAAACGGCGATATCGACGCGGGCTTCTGGTCAGTTGGCGCACCGACGTCGTCAATTCTGAACCTTGCGACGACCAATGATATCGTGATGATTGAACTTGGCGCGGATGCACTTGCGGCGGCTGACGCATCCAACCCAGTGTTTGCAGTGACGACGCTGGCTGGTGGAACGTATACTGGCGTGGACATGGATATTTCCGTGATCGGTGTGCCAAACGTTCTGGTCGTATCGTCGGAAATGTCGGACGATCTGGCCTATGCGATCACCAGTGCGATGTTTGAAAATATCGCTGATCTTCGGGCGGTACACCCCGCTGCGAACCAGACAACGGTCGAATTGGCCTTGTCTGCATCGCCGATCCCACTGCACCCCGGTGCGATCCGTTACTTTGAGGAAATCGGTGCGACGGTCCCAGACGCCCTGCGTCCGTGA
- a CDS encoding PIG-L family deacetylase, translated as MPQFVPLSDQVKIANERDRPRIVALWQALTALKSTVSFMNTGAHPDDEDSAMLAALRFRDGVDISYACSTRGEGGQNDIGTEVAASLGTLRTAEMEAASDRLDLRMYWLSVSPDDPITDFGFSKSGVETLAKWGRARTLARFVDIIRMERPDIICPTFLDVPGQHGHHRAMTQAAHDVMSLAADPEYDASDLAAWQVKKLYLPAVSGAGQAYDDDLPPPPATLVIPVRGRDPVTGWSYARIGQQSRAMHATQAMGRWVRAGDETDSPLHLAQSFVQGPDDGLASGLAATLRDLAVPEISGDVTAAQDACDAALAAFPDARAVLTHACAALQAVRGAILNCPPAAWPDIGHKLRRKDQQLIRVIHLSAGVDVHGWLEDDILRPDDATTWDSEVCVDAGQVTVMPKVPTGWAIDGPHIRLGADAAVSDPYPAIYLPDLPRAPCMDVAIKIHGINAVRSVSFDVSPIVLPQCSAALSPVADVINLSKDRRSFTLQVSEISPASAKVGLTLPQGWTFTQRDGALKVTVPDDVQAGLYGLALTLDGQEAPSVSHIRRDPIAPRVLVRRATAQIRVVAAALPQVRVGYIGGGNDSVGHWLDRMGVPVTDLSEAVLSDGALAQCDTLVVGIFAMKFRAWLADAMPRIHDWVREGGTLVTLYHRPWDNWNPDATAPYKLEIGQPSLRWRVTDENAAVTILAPDHPLLRGPNKIGAADWADWHKERGLYFAKDWDAAYVALVAMNDADEAPLKGAILAADVGKGRHVHTSLILHHQMEKLTPGAFRIMANLLARRG; from the coding sequence ATGCCCCAGTTCGTGCCGCTGTCAGATCAGGTCAAAATAGCAAATGAACGTGACCGCCCGCGCATTGTGGCGCTTTGGCAGGCTTTGACGGCGTTGAAATCCACCGTGTCCTTTATGAACACGGGCGCGCATCCTGATGATGAGGACTCAGCGATGTTGGCTGCGCTCCGGTTTCGTGACGGGGTGGATATTTCCTATGCCTGTTCGACCCGCGGCGAAGGTGGGCAAAATGACATCGGCACCGAAGTGGCCGCATCCCTTGGCACATTGCGCACCGCTGAAATGGAAGCGGCCAGTGATAGGCTGGATTTGCGGATGTATTGGCTGTCGGTCAGTCCCGATGATCCGATCACAGATTTTGGGTTTTCCAAGTCCGGTGTTGAAACATTGGCGAAATGGGGGCGCGCGCGCACGCTGGCGCGTTTTGTTGATATTATCCGTATGGAACGGCCTGATATTATCTGCCCGACATTTCTGGATGTGCCCGGTCAACACGGCCACCACCGCGCGATGACGCAAGCGGCGCATGATGTGATGTCCCTTGCCGCCGATCCCGAATATGATGCCAGTGATCTGGCCGCGTGGCAGGTCAAAAAGCTGTATCTGCCTGCCGTGTCGGGGGCTGGGCAGGCTTACGATGACGACTTGCCACCGCCGCCCGCAACACTTGTCATTCCCGTGCGGGGCCGCGATCCGGTGACGGGATGGTCTTATGCGCGCATCGGTCAGCAAAGCCGCGCAATGCACGCCACGCAGGCCATGGGGCGCTGGGTTCGTGCAGGGGATGAAACGGACAGTCCGCTGCATCTGGCGCAGAGTTTTGTGCAAGGTCCCGACGATGGGCTGGCATCAGGTCTGGCCGCGACCCTGCGCGATCTTGCGGTGCCGGAAATTTCTGGTGATGTGACGGCGGCGCAAGACGCGTGCGATGCGGCACTCGCCGCTTTCCCGGATGCGCGAGCGGTTCTAACGCACGCCTGTGCTGCGTTGCAGGCGGTGCGCGGGGCCATATTAAATTGCCCGCCCGCCGCGTGGCCTGACATCGGCCATAAATTGCGCCGCAAGGACCAACAGCTTATCCGCGTGATCCATCTGTCTGCGGGTGTCGACGTGCACGGCTGGCTGGAGGATGACATTTTACGTCCCGATGACGCCACCACATGGGACAGCGAAGTCTGTGTCGATGCGGGCCAAGTTACCGTTATGCCAAAGGTACCGACAGGCTGGGCTATTGATGGGCCGCATATCAGGCTGGGGGCGGATGCTGCGGTCAGCGACCCGTATCCGGCGATTTATTTGCCCGATCTGCCACGTGCGCCGTGCATGGATGTGGCGATTAAGATTCATGGCATAAACGCTGTGCGCAGTGTTTCGTTCGATGTGTCCCCCATCGTTTTACCGCAGTGTTCGGCTGCGCTGTCGCCAGTGGCAGATGTGATCAATCTGTCGAAGGATCGCCGCAGTTTTACGCTTCAAGTCAGTGAAATCTCGCCTGCGTCCGCGAAAGTGGGGCTTACTTTGCCGCAGGGTTGGACGTTCACACAAAGGGATGGCGCGTTGAAGGTGACTGTGCCGGATGATGTTCAGGCGGGACTTTATGGTCTTGCGCTGACCCTCGACGGGCAAGAGGCCCCAAGCGTTAGCCACATTCGTCGTGACCCTATTGCGCCGCGCGTTTTGGTGCGTCGCGCCACTGCGCAAATCCGTGTCGTCGCGGCTGCGCTGCCGCAGGTGCGTGTCGGCTACATTGGCGGCGGCAACGATTCCGTTGGGCATTGGCTGGACCGGATGGGCGTTCCTGTCACCGATCTGTCCGAGGCAGTGCTGAGCGACGGGGCGCTCGCGCAGTGCGATACCTTGGTGGTTGGTATTTTTGCCATGAAATTCCGCGCTTGGCTGGCTGATGCGATGCCGCGCATTCATGACTGGGTGCGAGAAGGCGGGACGCTGGTCACGCTGTACCATCGCCCATGGGACAACTGGAATCCGGACGCGACTGCGCCCTACAAATTAGAAATCGGTCAGCCATCACTTCGTTGGCGGGTTACGGATGAGAACGCGGCGGTCACTATTCTGGCCCCAGACCATCCGCTGCTGCGCGGACCCAACAAGATCGGGGCAGCGGACTGGGCTGATTGGCACAAAGAGCGCGGGTTGTATTTCGCCAAAGACTGGGACGCCGCCTATGTTGCGCTGGTTGCGATGAACGACGCGGACGAGGCACCGTTGAAGGGTGCTATATTGGCAGCTGATGTTGGAAAGGGTCGGCATGTCCACACGTCGTTGATCCTGCATCACCAGATGGAAAAACTGACCCCTGGTGCGTTCCGCATTATGGCCAATCTGCTTGCAAGACGAGGGTAA